The Chlorocebus sabaeus isolate Y175 chromosome 1, mChlSab1.0.hap1, whole genome shotgun sequence genome includes a region encoding these proteins:
- the LOC103247934 gene encoding LOW QUALITY PROTEIN: olfactory receptor 51H1 (The sequence of the model RefSeq protein was modified relative to this genomic sequence to represent the inferred CDS: substituted 2 bases at 2 genomic stop codons) has protein sequence MMNLNASYANRHSFILTGIPGMPDKNSXLTFPLGFLYTLTLLGNGTILAIMKVEPSLHEPMYYFLFILALTDVSLSTSTLSSTLSIFWFNAPEIVFDACIMQMFFIHVFGIAESGVLVSTAFDRFVAIXNPLHYASILTHSVIGKIGIAVLIRAICVVFPVPFLIKHLLFCHSNVLSHSYHLHQDMMWLACASTRINSLYGFMVVIFTLGLDALLILMSYVLILKTVLGIASRGEKLTTLSTCLSHMSAMFLFYVPFIGASMIHRYGEHLSPVVHMLMANIYLLLPAVLNPIAYSVKTKQIRRRIIQVFQRRKNRV, from the coding sequence ATGATGAACTTGAATGCGTCATATGCCAACCGCCATAGCTTCATCTTGACAGGTATCCCAGGAATGCCAGACAAGAACTCATGATTGACCTTTCCCCTGGGATTTCTCTACACACTCACACTCCTGGGAAATGGTACCATCCTAGCTATCATGAAGGTGGAGCCGAGTCTCCATGAGCCCATGTACTACTTCCTCTTTATCTTGGCTCTCACTGACGTTAGTCTCTCCACGTCCACCTTGTCCTCCACGCTCAGCATATTCTGGTTTAATGCTCCTGAGATTGTTTTCGATGCATGCATCATGCAGATGTTCTTCATCCATGTATTTGGAATAGCAGAATCAGGAGTCCTAGTGTCCACGGCCTTTGACAGATTTGTGGCCATCTGAAACCCATTACACTATGCTTCCATCCTCACTCACAGTGTTATTGGAAAGATTGGAATAGCTGTCCTCATCCGGGCAATCTGTGTGGTCTTCCCTGTGCCCTTCCTTATAAAGCATCTACTCTTCTGCCATTCCAATGTCTTGTCTCATTCATATCATCTTCACCAAGATATGATGTGGCTAGCTTGTGCCAGCACCCGTATCAACAGCCTCTATGGCTTCATGGTCGTCATCTTCACACTGGGGCTCGATGCCCTCCTCATTCTAATGTCTTATGTACTCATCCTGAAGACTGTGCTGGGCATTGCCTCCAGAGGTGAAAAGCTCACAACCCTCAGCACCTGCCTCTCTCACATGTCTGCCATGTTCCTCTTCTATGTTCCTTTTATTGGTGCCTCCATGATTCACAGATATGGGGAACATTTATCACCAGTAGTGCACATGCTCATGGCCAATATATACCTACTGCTCCCCGCTGTGCTAAACCCCATTGCCTACAGTGTGAAGACCAAGCAGATTCGAAGAAGGATCATTCAAGTGTTCCAGAGGAGAAAAAATAGGGTCTAG